The proteins below are encoded in one region of Oncorhynchus nerka isolate Pitt River linkage group LG15, Oner_Uvic_2.0, whole genome shotgun sequence:
- the LOC115123910 gene encoding transmembrane protein 183A-like, with protein MPKKGNRKRLKFRAGDVCSESVTVADFANADPAVVKSGRVKKAVANAIEKEVKMLCGLEGSQGSVQEVFSSAATLTGDTLESSDDLDPGEDGENEAKQARKKKNKRRKECSECSDGEDYTVDIWLVLASYIRPEDVCTFALICRNAWTVTCTAAFWTRLYRRHYSLDTHLPFRLQPDSIARKRCLRARVIRSLFHLYEPFSSRISLNPALPESTPITLLNSKCLLFWVNKVVGTRPDPMWEFNFKFVKPAVRCKGGNATRGLLLPRQYEEVHANPDSDCYLLQVTTLNFIFTSVVMGMTLALFNINVSTDMRHHRVRLLFQDSPPQRGRRGEQGGTQVVLDPVHSVRLMDWWHPQYPSSPYI; from the exons ATGCCCAAGAAAGGGAACCGAAAACGGCTGAAATTTCGGGCCGGGGACGTCTGCTCGGAGTCAG TGACAGTTGCTGATTTCGCCAATGCCGACCCAGCCGTTGTGAAGTCGGGGAGGGTAAAAAAGGCCGTTGCCAATGCAATTGAAAAAGAAG TGAAGATGTTGTGTGGGCTAGAGGGGTCGCAGGGTTCCGTACAGGAGGTGTTCTCGTCAGCAGCCACCCTCACCGGAGACACCCTGGAGAGTAGCGACGACCTCGACCccggggaggatggagagaacgaGGCCAAACAGGCCCGCAAGAAGAAAAACAAGAGGAGGAAAG AGTGCAGCGAGTGCAGTGATGGGGAGGACTACACAGTGGATATCTGGCTGGTGCTGGCTTCCTATATCCGTCCAGAGGATGTGTGTACGTTTGCTCTGATCTGCAGAAACGCCTGGACCGTCACCTGTACTGCTGCCTTCTGGACCAGACTATACAGGCG acactacagtctGGATACTCACCTGCCGTTCCGTCTGCAGCCAGACTCCATAGCCAGGAAGCGTTGTCTACGGGCTCGCGTGATTCGCTCCCTCTTCCACCTGTATGAGCCATTCAGCTCACGTATCTCCCTGAACCCCGCCCTCCCAGAGTCCACGCCCATCACGCTACTCAACTCCAAG TGTCTACTGTTCTGGGTCAATAAGGTTGTGGGCACTCGACCTGATCCTATGTGGGAGTTCAACTTCAAGTTTGTGAAGCCG GCGGTGAGGTGTAAGGGTGGTAATGCCACCCGGGGTCTGCTGCTGCCCCGTCAGTATGAGGAGGTCCATGCCAACCCAGACTCAGACTGCTACCTGCTGCAGGTCACCACCCTCAACTTCATCTTTACCTCCGTCGTCATGGGGATGACCCTCGCCCTG TTCAACATCAATGTGAGCACGGACATGCGTCACCACCGAGTGCGCCTGCTATTCCAGGACTCTCCCCCCCagcgggggaggaggggggagcagGGGGGGACACAGGTGGTGCTGGATCCTGTACACAGCGTGAGACTCATGGACTGGTGGCATCCGCAGTACCCTTCCTCCCCCTATATCTAA